The Syntrophorhabdaceae bacterium genome has a window encoding:
- the clpP gene encoding ATP-dependent Clp endopeptidase proteolytic subunit ClpP, which produces MSLVPIVIEKDGRGERAYDIYSRLLKERIVFLGTGIDDMVANIIIAQLLFLESEDPSKEIYLYINSPGGVITSGLAIYDTMQYVKAPIVTTCIGQAASMGAVLLAGGEKGRRFALPHSRILIHQPLGGAQGQASDIDIQAKEILRMREAINAILAAHTGQPLEKVARDTERDYFMDAQQGIEYGIVDQILEKRL; this is translated from the coding sequence ATGAGCCTTGTACCAATAGTCATAGAGAAAGACGGACGGGGCGAGCGGGCGTACGATATCTACTCGCGGCTCCTTAAGGAGCGCATCGTCTTTCTCGGCACCGGCATAGACGACATGGTAGCGAACATTATCATTGCCCAGTTGCTTTTTCTTGAATCCGAAGACCCTTCAAAGGAAATATATCTGTATATCAACAGTCCCGGCGGCGTTATCACCAGCGGGCTTGCCATTTACGACACGATGCAGTACGTAAAGGCACCCATCGTGACAACCTGTATCGGCCAGGCGGCAAGCATGGGAGCCGTGCTCCTGGCGGGGGGGGAGAAAGGCAGGCGTTTTGCCCTGCCTCACTCACGGATCCTTATCCACCAGCCGCTCGGCGGGGCGCAGGGGCAGGCGAGCGACATCGATATCCAGGCGAAGGAGATCTTAAGAATGCGGGAAGCTATCAACGCCATACTTGCCGCACACACCGGCCAACCCCTCGAAAAGGTTGCCAGAGACACGGAACGCGACTATTTCATG